A region of Burkholderiales bacterium JOSHI_001 DNA encodes the following proteins:
- a CDS encoding type II secretory pathway, component PulF (PFAM: Bacterial type II secretion system protein F domain), whose translation MPDYLVHVHEPPRGVVQHRVSAADAGAVAGALGVSPLQLLSVQAVPGGAAVSSGGQGLFVRRGRLSLRLFCQELAVLLDAGIPLLEALSTLKEKESAGSATATALQALSEALRQGRSLSEAMRDNPPAFGPLLVAVVGASERSGQLSIALREHARYLAWAEGLRAKLVGAAIYPALLLGASAAVMLFLLMVVLPRFAGLLDGSGQELPWASRQLMDLGVVLADRPAWLLGALALLALGLGTLWRHALLRAALASLLWRLPGLGPRLTTLALAQCYRTLGMLLAAGVPLVPALGLVQGVVGPRFAAALAGLRADVGAGQRLSDAMDTHHLATPVARRMLRVGERSGELAAMLERAAAFHDEELERLSDFITRAVNPVLMLLMGGLIGGIVVLMYLPIFSLVESVQ comes from the coding sequence ATGCCCGACTACCTGGTCCACGTTCACGAACCCCCACGCGGTGTGGTGCAGCACCGCGTCAGCGCCGCCGACGCGGGCGCGGTGGCCGGGGCGCTGGGCGTGTCGCCGCTGCAGTTGCTGTCGGTGCAGGCGGTTCCGGGCGGCGCGGCCGTTTCGTCGGGGGGGCAGGGCCTGTTCGTGCGGCGCGGTCGCCTGTCCCTGCGCCTGTTCTGCCAGGAACTGGCCGTCTTGCTGGACGCCGGCATTCCCCTGCTGGAGGCGCTGTCCACCCTGAAGGAAAAGGAATCCGCGGGCTCGGCCACGGCCACGGCGCTGCAGGCCTTGTCGGAAGCGCTGCGGCAGGGCCGATCGCTGTCGGAGGCCATGCGCGACAACCCTCCCGCCTTCGGCCCGCTGCTGGTGGCCGTGGTCGGCGCCAGCGAACGCAGCGGCCAGTTGAGCATCGCCTTGCGCGAACACGCCCGCTACCTGGCCTGGGCCGAAGGCTTGCGCGCCAAGCTGGTGGGCGCAGCCATCTACCCGGCACTGCTGCTGGGGGCCAGCGCGGCGGTGATGCTGTTCCTGCTGATGGTGGTGCTGCCACGCTTTGCCGGCCTGCTGGATGGCTCCGGGCAGGAACTGCCGTGGGCGTCCCGGCAACTGATGGACCTGGGCGTGGTGCTGGCCGACCGGCCCGCCTGGCTGCTGGGTGCCCTGGCGCTGCTGGCGCTGGGCCTTGGCACGCTGTGGCGCCACGCACTGCTGCGCGCGGCGCTGGCTTCCCTGCTGTGGCGCCTGCCCGGGCTGGGCCCGCGCCTGACCACCCTGGCCCTGGCCCAGTGCTACCGCACGCTGGGCATGCTGCTCGCGGCCGGCGTGCCCCTGGTGCCGGCACTGGGCCTGGTGCAGGGCGTGGTGGGCCCGCGCTTTGCCGCGGCGCTGGCGGGTTTGCGGGCCGACGTGGGCGCCGGCCAGCGGCTTTCGGACGCCATGGACACCCACCACCTGGCCACACCGGTGGCGCGGCGCATGCTGCGCGTGGGAGAGCGCAGCGGCGAACTGGCGGCCATGCTGGAACGCGCTGCGGCCTTCCATGATGAAGAACTGGAACGCCTGTCCGACTTCATCACCCGCGCCGTGAACCCGGTGCTGATGCTGCTGATGGGCGGGCTGATCGGCGGCATCGTGGTGCTGATGTACCTGCCGATCTTCAGCCTGGTGGAGAGCGTGCAGTGA
- a CDS encoding site-specific recombinase XerD (PFAM: Phage integrase, N-terminal SAM-like domain; Phage integrase family; overlaps another CDS with the same product name), translating into MPTKPRSRLDPSGRARGCAQLDRHIQAYRQYLADRGNAAGYARSCEAAVAHLSLWMKSARKSLADIDEGLVAEFVDQHLPGCHCPTNARHPSSVRAALGHLLVVLRAAGAIAPQPLDMTEVGQELRRYDQYMEQVRGLAQNTRDGAQRLVEALLRQHFGDDAIRFEVITPERVRRFFAAQAKNYKAPTSLGAVVAALRGYFRWRATLGDRTHALVGALAYPANWQLASLPKSLEPAEVEQLEAALGQSGPSMLRADAMVRCMLDLGLRSGEVARLSMDDIDWDASTITLRRTKGRREDVMPLPEATGQAIAAYLRGERPKTQHRMVFARHMTPRERPIGPDLVRKTIRQAYARAGLPYTRSHLLRHTMAGRLLAGGASLKEVADVLRHRSLNTTLIYAKLDSGSLVEVALPWPCIPAVATAGRAS; encoded by the coding sequence ATGCCTACCAAGCCACGTTCTCGCCTCGATCCGTCCGGCCGTGCTCGCGGCTGTGCCCAACTGGATCGCCACATCCAGGCCTATCGCCAGTACCTCGCGGATCGTGGCAATGCCGCTGGCTACGCGCGCAGCTGCGAAGCCGCCGTGGCGCATCTGTCGCTGTGGATGAAGAGCGCCAGGAAGAGCCTGGCCGATATCGACGAGGGACTCGTTGCCGAGTTCGTCGACCAGCACCTTCCCGGCTGCCATTGCCCGACCAATGCCCGTCATCCGAGCAGCGTACGTGCCGCGCTGGGCCACCTGCTCGTCGTCTTGCGCGCTGCCGGCGCCATCGCACCCCAGCCGCTGGACATGACTGAGGTGGGCCAGGAACTGCGCCGCTACGACCAGTACATGGAGCAGGTACGAGGGCTCGCCCAGAACACGCGCGATGGAGCGCAGCGCCTCGTCGAAGCTCTCCTGCGCCAGCACTTCGGCGACGATGCGATCCGGTTCGAGGTCATCACGCCGGAGCGCGTGCGCCGCTTCTTCGCCGCCCAGGCCAAGAACTACAAGGCGCCGACGAGCCTGGGCGCCGTGGTTGCGGCCCTTCGCGGCTACTTCCGCTGGCGTGCGACGCTGGGGGACCGCACACACGCGCTGGTCGGCGCGCTGGCGTACCCGGCGAACTGGCAACTCGCATCGCTGCCCAAGTCGCTCGAGCCGGCAGAGGTTGAGCAGCTCGAGGCTGCGCTTGGCCAGAGCGGGCCATCGATGCTGCGCGCTGACGCGATGGTGCGCTGCATGCTCGACCTGGGCCTGCGCAGCGGCGAGGTCGCACGCCTGAGCATGGACGACATCGACTGGGACGCCAGCACGATCACCTTGCGTCGCACCAAGGGCCGGCGGGAGGACGTGATGCCGCTGCCCGAAGCCACCGGGCAGGCGATCGCCGCCTACCTGCGCGGTGAGCGACCCAAGACCCAGCACCGAATGGTCTTCGCCCGCCACATGACGCCACGCGAGAGGCCGATCGGGCCAGACCTCGTGCGCAAGACCATCCGCCAAGCGTACGCCCGTGCCGGACTGCCGTACACGCGCTCGCATCTGCTGCGCCACACGATGGCGGGCCGGCTGTTGGCCGGCGGTGCCTCGCTCAAGGAAGTGGCTGACGTCCTGCGGCACCGATCGCTGAACACGACGCTGATCTACGCCAAGCTCGACAGCGGCAGCCTCGTCGAAGTGGCCCTGCCTTGGCCCTGCATCCCTGCAGTTGCCACGGCCGGGAGGGCATCATGA
- a CDS encoding site-specific recombinase XerD (PFAM: Phage integrase family; overlaps another CDS with the same product name) encodes MTIGLTTLVERYLTERRTLGFQLRSAAYSLRSLAEYVRRTRHRGPLTLEVMAEWARLDSHASVDPRTWARRLKQLRSFARWMQQFEPATEVPDDTIFGRLPERQAPHIYSPDEVQQLLAAARELGPSPGLRGLIYETLFGLIASCGLRLSEALSLTVADVDLRRGVLTIRRTKFAKSRQVPLHPSTAKALGRYRWTRDLAGASRDDDAPFFIGTRGHLFGKRISVHQVDSVFAKLRNDLGWINRGTHHAPRIHDLRHTFVVRRILLWQQHGVDVDEAMLALSTYVGHAMVTNTYWYLQAVPELMAVAAKRFESCMPELSHA; translated from the coding sequence ATGACCATCGGCCTGACCACGCTCGTCGAGCGCTACCTCACCGAACGCCGCACCTTGGGCTTCCAACTGCGTTCGGCAGCCTACAGCCTGCGCAGCCTGGCCGAGTACGTCCGGCGCACGCGCCACCGCGGACCTCTGACCCTGGAGGTCATGGCCGAGTGGGCGCGTCTGGACTCGCACGCAAGCGTCGATCCGCGGACCTGGGCCCGGCGCCTCAAGCAACTGCGCTCCTTCGCGCGATGGATGCAGCAGTTCGAGCCGGCCACCGAGGTGCCCGACGACACGATCTTCGGTCGGCTGCCTGAGCGCCAGGCGCCGCACATCTACAGCCCCGACGAAGTGCAGCAGTTGCTGGCAGCCGCGCGTGAACTTGGCCCCAGCCCTGGGCTGCGCGGCCTGATCTACGAGACGCTGTTCGGCCTGATCGCCAGTTGCGGCCTGCGCCTGTCGGAGGCGCTGTCGTTGACCGTCGCCGACGTTGATCTGCGCCGCGGTGTGCTGACCATCCGTCGCACCAAGTTCGCCAAGTCGCGCCAGGTGCCGCTGCATCCAAGCACGGCCAAGGCATTGGGTCGCTACCGCTGGACGCGGGACCTGGCCGGCGCCTCACGAGACGACGACGCACCCTTCTTCATCGGCACGCGCGGCCACCTGTTCGGCAAGCGGATCAGCGTTCACCAGGTGGACAGCGTCTTCGCCAAGCTGCGTAACGATCTGGGCTGGATCAACCGAGGCACCCACCACGCGCCGCGCATCCACGATCTGCGGCATACCTTCGTGGTCAGGCGCATCCTGCTGTGGCAACAGCACGGCGTCGACGTGGACGAGGCGATGCTCGCACTGTCGACCTACGTCGGGCACGCGATGGTCACCAACACCTACTGGTACCTGCAGGCGGTGCCGGAGTTGATGGCGGTGGCGGCGAAGCGCTTCGAGTCGTGCATGCCGGAGCTCAGCCATGCCTGA
- a CDS encoding putative addiction module antidote protein, CC2985 family (PFAM: Uncharacterised protein family (UPF0156)~TIGRFAM: putative addiction module antidote protein, CC2985 family), translating to MSFALPESMREYIDDRVASGSYGNTSEYIRDLVRRDQEEQARQRLRDLIEQGLASGPGRARTKADSKTLLAIARGEID from the coding sequence ATGAGCTTCGCCCTTCCCGAGTCCATGCGCGAATACATTGACGATCGCGTGGCCAGCGGCAGCTATGGCAACACCAGCGAGTACATCCGCGATCTGGTGCGACGCGACCAGGAAGAGCAGGCGCGCCAGCGGCTCAGGGACTTGATCGAGCAAGGTCTGGCATCCGGGCCGGGCCGCGCCCGCACCAAGGCCGATTCGAAGACACTGCTGGCGATAGCCCGCGGCGAAATCGATTGA
- a CDS encoding type II secretory pathway, ATPase PulE/Tfp pilus assembly pathway, ATPase PilB (PFAM: GSPII_E N-terminal domain; Type II/IV secretion system protein) has protein sequence MNAPERLLPRPPESHDPSAWLDPLHGPWALDFERWPPDQAQRWRCVLARAAGGRLALLAARPCDALLQQVAEGRLGRRVTWVVCDEGALAHWLGSAETGFRALSGLADAGADAAGEAAPALQELSALHLAEQASPVVRLLDAVLFDALQDGASDIHIETTARGALIRLRIDGVMAPLRQIDGAALAEQLVSRLKVMAELDIGERRLPQDGRFKLRMQGREIDFRLSIMPSVFGEDAVVRVLDRAAVVHGQGALTLDSVGLDPLTRAALRGLARLPHGMLLVTGPTGSGKTTTLYAAIGETLSGQDKVITIEDPVEYQLPGVVQIPVNEKKGLTFARGLRSILRHDPDRVMVGEIRDPETAQIAVQAALTGHLVFSTVHANSAFDVIGRFMHMGLDLYNVVSALNAVLAQRLMRQVCPHCAQPHAPAPDLLQRLGLQADAGRWMKGAGCALCRGSGYRGRAAVAELLRLDDGLRDLIAARAPMSQIKLAARERGMNPLRDVALAQVRAGLSTFEELDRVTLDA, from the coding sequence GTGAACGCGCCGGAACGCCTGCTGCCCCGCCCACCCGAGTCCCACGACCCCAGCGCCTGGCTGGACCCGCTGCACGGGCCCTGGGCGCTGGACTTCGAACGCTGGCCGCCCGACCAGGCCCAGCGCTGGCGCTGCGTGCTGGCGCGGGCGGCCGGCGGCCGGCTGGCGTTGTTGGCGGCACGGCCCTGCGACGCTCTGCTGCAGCAGGTGGCCGAAGGCCGCCTGGGCCGGCGTGTGACCTGGGTGGTGTGCGACGAGGGGGCACTGGCGCACTGGCTGGGCAGTGCCGAGACGGGCTTCCGCGCCCTGTCCGGACTGGCCGATGCCGGTGCGGACGCCGCGGGCGAAGCTGCTCCGGCGCTGCAGGAATTGTCGGCGCTGCACCTGGCCGAGCAGGCCAGCCCGGTGGTGCGCTTGCTGGACGCGGTGCTGTTCGACGCGCTGCAGGACGGCGCCAGCGACATCCACATCGAGACCACCGCACGCGGCGCGCTGATCCGCCTGCGCATCGACGGTGTGATGGCACCCTTGCGCCAGATCGACGGCGCGGCGCTGGCCGAGCAGTTGGTGTCGCGCCTGAAGGTGATGGCCGAACTGGACATCGGCGAGCGCCGCTTGCCTCAGGACGGCCGTTTCAAGCTGCGCATGCAGGGCCGCGAGATCGACTTCCGCCTGTCCATCATGCCCAGCGTGTTCGGTGAAGACGCGGTGGTGCGGGTGCTGGACCGCGCCGCCGTGGTGCACGGGCAGGGCGCGCTCACGCTGGACAGCGTGGGCCTGGACCCGCTGACCCGCGCCGCCCTCCGCGGACTGGCCCGGCTGCCGCACGGCATGCTGCTGGTCACCGGGCCCACCGGCAGTGGCAAGACCACCACGCTGTACGCCGCCATCGGTGAAACGCTCAGCGGCCAGGACAAGGTCATCACCATCGAAGACCCGGTGGAATACCAGCTGCCCGGCGTGGTGCAAATCCCGGTCAACGAGAAGAAGGGCCTGACCTTCGCCCGCGGTCTGCGCAGCATCCTGCGCCACGACCCCGACCGTGTGATGGTGGGCGAGATCCGCGATCCCGAAACCGCGCAGATCGCGGTGCAGGCCGCGCTGACCGGGCACCTGGTGTTTTCCACGGTTCATGCCAACAGCGCCTTCGACGTGATCGGCCGCTTCATGCACATGGGGCTGGACCTGTACAACGTGGTCAGCGCGCTGAACGCGGTGCTGGCCCAGCGCCTGATGCGCCAGGTGTGTCCGCACTGCGCGCAGCCGCACGCACCCGCGCCTGACCTGCTGCAGCGCCTGGGCCTGCAGGCCGACGCTGGCCGCTGGATGAAGGGCGCTGGTTGCGCGCTGTGCCGTGGCAGCGGCTACCGCGGCCGGGCTGCCGTGGCCGAACTGCTGCGCCTGGACGATGGCCTGCGTGACCTGATCGCCGCGCGCGCGCCGATGTCGCAGATCAAGCTGGCGGCGCGTGAGCGCGGCATGAACCCCTTGCGCGACGTGGCACTGGCCCAGGTGCGCGCAGGCCTGTCCACCTTCGAGGAGCTGGACCGTGTCACGCTCGATGCTTGA
- a CDS encoding putative transcriptional regulator (PFAM: Prophage CP4-57 regulatory protein (AlpA)): protein MPAMPIHALPPDARPAAAFLRLPVVMQITGLGRSTIYRLVADHRFPCPVRLGCRAIGWRRLDIEAWSAERPSAGTVKPASSRA from the coding sequence ATGCCCGCCATGCCCATCCATGCCTTGCCGCCCGATGCCCGTCCCGCCGCTGCCTTCCTTCGCCTGCCCGTGGTGATGCAGATCACCGGCCTGGGCCGCTCCACCATCTACCGTCTGGTGGCCGACCATCGGTTTCCCTGTCCGGTTCGGCTGGGCTGCCGCGCCATTGGCTGGCGGCGCCTGGACATCGAAGCCTGGAGTGCCGAGCGCCCTTCCGCAGGGACCGTCAAGCCAGCCTCTTCCAGAGCCTGA
- a CDS encoding hypothetical protein (PFAM: Protein of unknown function DUF88), with amino-acid sequence MKSELFVDFDNVFTQLKQLQPEAAERFARHPSEWMGWLTSALALPQPSEETQRRRLLVRRCYLNPNWYQTYRHAFLRAGFEIVDCPPVTSQGKTSTDIHMVLDIIELLQHETRCDEFIVFSADADFTPVLRKLRRHDRRTTVLAIGFPSAAYQASADLLIDERLFLRDALGFGPTSPDPATPPVDLPADATGSRPPDERQPVATPKPNPVAAVAAKGEPGARPIPRAATPNELASIATRIGTMVDEAPLPVSAAFLASRLRQEFPESLENWNGLSGFKAFFRSLRLDRLVWMSGSGGKVLDPGRHDVEGVNPGQEPDSPWLGAGETFSVIREVCTLTGAPMLAPKDLGLIMSTLAKVLAQHRFQLAETARLVCSKCLETEGLRVRQRDVTYLVRGMQMNGHVFGQALDDENTLAKRLVNQIQFLCEREQKVLSAEELGHIRRWVKGMAGPGQPTMVLTVATAPTEESDSPTPGPATLG; translated from the coding sequence ATGAAGAGCGAGCTCTTCGTTGACTTCGACAATGTCTTCACGCAGCTGAAGCAGTTGCAGCCCGAAGCGGCCGAGCGGTTTGCGCGGCATCCATCGGAGTGGATGGGCTGGCTCACCAGTGCGCTGGCACTGCCGCAGCCCAGCGAGGAAACCCAACGCCGCCGCCTGCTGGTGCGCCGCTGCTACCTGAACCCCAACTGGTACCAGACCTACCGGCATGCGTTCCTGCGGGCGGGCTTCGAGATCGTGGATTGCCCGCCGGTCACCAGCCAGGGCAAGACCAGCACCGACATCCACATGGTGCTGGACATCATCGAACTGCTGCAGCACGAAACCCGCTGCGACGAGTTCATCGTCTTCTCGGCCGATGCGGACTTCACGCCGGTGCTGCGCAAGCTGCGCCGCCATGACCGGCGCACCACCGTGCTGGCCATTGGCTTTCCATCGGCGGCCTACCAGGCGTCGGCGGACCTGCTGATCGACGAGCGCCTGTTCCTTCGGGATGCGTTGGGCTTTGGGCCCACCAGCCCCGATCCCGCCACACCGCCTGTGGACCTTCCGGCGGACGCTACCGGCAGCCGGCCCCCTGATGAGCGTCAACCTGTCGCGACGCCAAAACCAAACCCAGTGGCTGCCGTGGCTGCCAAAGGCGAGCCAGGTGCCAGGCCCATCCCGCGTGCTGCAACGCCGAATGAACTGGCCTCCATTGCCACCCGCATCGGAACCATGGTGGACGAAGCGCCGTTGCCGGTCAGCGCGGCGTTTCTCGCTTCGCGACTCCGCCAGGAGTTCCCGGAGTCTTTGGAGAACTGGAACGGCCTCAGCGGCTTCAAGGCCTTCTTCCGTTCGTTGCGGCTGGACCGGCTGGTCTGGATGAGCGGCTCCGGCGGCAAGGTGCTGGATCCGGGGCGCCACGACGTGGAGGGCGTGAACCCGGGCCAGGAGCCCGACTCACCGTGGCTCGGGGCCGGCGAGACCTTCTCGGTGATCCGGGAGGTCTGCACCTTGACCGGCGCGCCAATGCTGGCGCCGAAGGACCTGGGCCTGATCATGTCCACCCTGGCCAAGGTGCTGGCGCAGCATCGCTTCCAGCTGGCAGAGACCGCCCGCCTGGTGTGCAGCAAATGCCTGGAGACCGAAGGCCTGCGCGTTCGGCAGCGCGATGTCACCTACCTGGTTCGCGGCATGCAGATGAACGGGCATGTCTTTGGCCAGGCATTGGACGACGAGAACACGTTGGCCAAGCGCCTGGTCAACCAGATTCAGTTCCTGTGCGAGCGCGAGCAGAAGGTGTTAAGCGCCGAAGAATTGGGCCATATCCGGCGTTGGGTCAAAGGCATGGCCGGGCCTGGCCAGCCCACCATGGTCCTGACCGTCGCCACCGCACCCACCGAAGAATCGGACAGTCCGACCCCTGGCCCGGCGACCCTCGGTTGA
- a CDS encoding plasmid stabilization system protein (PFAM: Plasmid stabilisation system protein~manually curated), translating to MKPAVLRPQALRDQQNEVRYYRNEAGTRVAAQVAKKTDAALDQIEQDPGLGSPALGKALGIPGLRAWKVSKYPLMWFYFERKDHLDVVRLLGERQDFAAILGMHLTGD from the coding sequence TTGAAGCCCGCAGTTCTTCGGCCACAGGCATTGCGAGACCAGCAGAACGAAGTTCGCTACTACCGCAACGAGGCTGGGACCAGGGTGGCGGCTCAGGTCGCCAAGAAGACCGACGCTGCACTGGACCAGATTGAACAAGATCCTGGCCTGGGCTCACCGGCGCTTGGCAAGGCACTTGGCATTCCAGGCTTGAGGGCCTGGAAAGTTTCAAAGTACCCGCTGATGTGGTTCTACTTTGAACGCAAGGACCACCTGGATGTGGTCAGGCTTCTGGGTGAGCGCCAGGACTTCGCGGCCATCCTCGGCATGCACCTCACCGGAGACTGA
- a CDS encoding glycerophosphoryl diester phosphodiesterase (PFAM: Glycerophosphoryl diester phosphodiesterase family) has product MRLHSVLLLSVLLAQVPTQAHAGDDDRSGHAGRSSSATVQIGPRPFFLVDDMTDSPLKQRLQSCASRTRTYRSSDFSIGHRGAALQFPEHTRESYVAAARMGAGIVECDVAFTKDKELVCRHAQNDLHTTTNILVTPLADKCSKPFTPAAFNADGSLATPASAECRTSDITLAEFKTLRGKMDAFNPAARTPAQYLGGTANFRTDLYAGPSSGTLMTHAESIALFKQLGVKMTPELKFPTVAMPFDGFTQEDYAQKLINEYKAAGVSPRRVWPQSFNKPDVLYWISKEPEFGRQAVYLDDANVDADLPSAGDLASYKAQGINIWAPPIFALLAADANGNIVPSQHARDAKAAGLDLITWTLERSGILADGGNGFYYQSFDAAVSREGDMMRVLDVLARDVGILGIFSDWPATVTFYANCMLDK; this is encoded by the coding sequence ATGCGTCTCCATTCTGTCCTTCTTCTCTCCGTGCTGCTGGCCCAGGTGCCGACGCAGGCCCATGCCGGGGACGATGATCGCAGTGGCCACGCCGGGCGTTCAAGTTCCGCAACGGTCCAAATTGGCCCGCGCCCCTTCTTCCTGGTCGACGACATGACCGACAGCCCGCTGAAGCAGCGGCTGCAGTCCTGCGCCAGCCGCACCCGGACCTACCGGTCCAGCGACTTTTCCATCGGCCACCGTGGTGCGGCCTTGCAGTTCCCCGAGCACACGCGCGAATCCTATGTGGCCGCCGCACGCATGGGCGCCGGCATCGTGGAATGCGACGTGGCCTTCACCAAGGACAAGGAACTGGTCTGCCGGCACGCGCAGAACGACCTGCACACCACGACCAACATCCTGGTCACCCCCTTGGCCGACAAGTGCAGCAAGCCCTTCACGCCCGCCGCCTTCAACGCCGATGGCAGCCTGGCCACGCCCGCCAGTGCCGAGTGCCGCACCAGCGACATCACGCTGGCCGAGTTCAAGACCCTGCGCGGCAAGATGGACGCCTTCAACCCGGCCGCGCGCACCCCGGCGCAGTACCTGGGCGGCACCGCCAACTTCCGCACCGACCTGTACGCCGGGCCCAGCAGCGGCACGCTGATGACCCATGCCGAGAGCATTGCGCTGTTCAAGCAACTGGGCGTGAAGATGACGCCCGAGCTGAAATTCCCGACGGTGGCCATGCCCTTCGACGGTTTCACGCAGGAGGACTATGCGCAGAAGCTGATCAACGAGTACAAGGCCGCCGGCGTGTCGCCGCGCCGGGTGTGGCCGCAGTCCTTCAACAAGCCCGATGTGCTGTATTGGATCAGCAAGGAGCCCGAGTTCGGCCGACAGGCGGTGTACCTGGACGATGCCAATGTGGACGCCGACCTGCCCAGCGCGGGCGATTTGGCCAGCTACAAAGCCCAGGGCATCAACATCTGGGCCCCGCCGATCTTCGCCTTGCTGGCCGCGGACGCCAACGGCAACATCGTGCCCTCGCAGCATGCGCGCGATGCCAAGGCGGCCGGGCTGGACCTCATCACCTGGACGCTGGAACGCAGCGGCATCCTGGCCGACGGCGGCAACGGCTTTTACTACCAGAGCTTTGATGCCGCGGTTTCGCGTGAAGGCGACATGATGCGGGTGCTGGACGTGCTGGCGCGTGACGTGGGCATCCTGGGCATCTTCAGCGACTGGCCCGCCACCGTCACCTTCTACGCCAACTGCATGCTGGACAAGTGA
- a CDS encoding ParB-like partition protein (PFAM: ParB-like nuclease domain; KorB domain~TIGRFAM: ParB-like partition proteins) — MRMPWQRPSDQQLTLLGIPAPDLVGSPLAAAKVTKALSRKSIPFASADTAGIPHRGAGDPLCVPLDRVFEDPNNPRNEFPQSSIDALAQDIARRGILQPIVVAPADSQGRHRIRMGAMRWRAAQQAGLAQVPIIIEARELKAFDLLAENLKRTDLSPLNLANALQDLVSQGESNATIATELGMDPTTVGHHLALLSMPQVLQQAMTDGRCSAPRTLYELSKLHDHHPQSVTEFVAGDQPITRESVAALRDSLDALPQDVAAPPRARPVRADESQRLLQQTQGLCDRLDRSIARLVRMEPNARPPEALAALRERIIALAGRLG, encoded by the coding sequence ATGCGCATGCCATGGCAAAGGCCCAGTGATCAGCAGTTGACGCTGCTGGGAATTCCCGCGCCCGATCTGGTTGGCTCGCCGCTTGCAGCCGCGAAGGTGACCAAGGCACTCAGCCGGAAGTCCATACCCTTTGCAAGTGCGGACACCGCAGGCATTCCGCACCGCGGCGCAGGTGATCCGTTGTGTGTTCCCCTCGATCGCGTGTTCGAGGACCCCAACAATCCGCGCAATGAGTTTCCACAGTCCAGCATCGATGCCTTGGCGCAAGACATTGCACGGCGCGGCATCCTGCAGCCCATCGTGGTGGCCCCTGCCGATTCACAGGGGCGCCATCGAATCCGCATGGGCGCGATGCGTTGGCGCGCGGCACAGCAGGCCGGCCTGGCGCAGGTGCCGATCATCATCGAAGCGCGTGAGCTGAAGGCCTTCGACCTGCTGGCCGAGAACCTCAAGCGCACCGACCTGTCGCCCCTGAACCTGGCCAATGCGCTGCAGGACCTCGTCAGCCAAGGCGAGTCCAACGCAACCATCGCCACCGAATTGGGCATGGATCCGACCACGGTGGGGCATCACCTTGCGCTGCTGTCCATGCCGCAGGTGCTGCAGCAGGCCATGACCGATGGCCGCTGCAGCGCGCCGCGCACTCTCTACGAACTGAGCAAGCTACACGACCACCATCCGCAATCCGTGACCGAGTTCGTGGCCGGCGACCAACCCATCACTCGGGAATCGGTGGCCGCATTGCGAGATTCGTTGGACGCATTGCCCCAAGACGTCGCTGCACCACCGCGGGCCCGACCTGTCCGCGCCGACGAATCACAGCGCCTGTTGCAACAGACCCAGGGCTTGTGCGACCGCCTGGACCGTTCAATTGCGCGCCTGGTCCGAATGGAGCCGAATGCTCGGCCGCCGGAAGCCCTCGCTGCGCTGCGGGAACGCATCATCGCCCTGGCCGGGCGCCTGGGGTGA